CCTTATACAGAGACACTGATTTCATCACCATCATCTTTACCATCATATccgaaaaaccaagtaccgattACTGAGacaataaatatttcacaactcTTTAAAGGGACATTATCTGTATATCATACATCATCTGATGTTTTGTCTACACTAAAGCCGAACCTCAATACTACTGAAACATATCCGTACTTGATATTGTTCTCTGATGAAATAACTTCAAAGACACACAAAATACCGTTGCCTAGTGAAACAAATTTAATAGAATCAGTTTCACATAACTCATCTTTTACTGGCACGCTTAAATCAGCAAATTGTAATTTGATAGCATCGTCTGTCAAGATGAAGTCTACAAGTACTACCTCAATACAACCAACAGTTACAGAGACTCTTGAAAAATTACCGGAGAAGTTGTTTACAAATACATTATCGTTGAAGACATCATTGTTAACTTCTTTGGAGACATTATTCATAAAAGAAATATCATCATCTCCGTCATTAACGGAAGTGTCTACTTTTGCGACATACGAGTCAACATTAAGTGAAGCCGCAAACATAGGAACAAAATCATTACAGCCGTCATTGAACCGACTATTTTCTAcagaaaaatttaacaaatcaccaCTACAGGAGTCACATTTTTCTGCTGGAACAAAACAGTTGTCGTCAGTGAAAGAAACAAAAGATAATTCACTAATACCTTCATATATAAGAATATCATCTGCGTTAACGTCATTCAACGAAATGTCAAGAACTGATATCGCAGTATCGCAGTTGTCGTTACATACTGAAAATGTGTTGATAGACATTACACCACTTTCTTCATCTAGTAAAGATGTTCATATTTCAGAGACACTTACTTTGTCAACATTATTAACTGGAACATTATCCACTTACATGACAATGGTAACACACTTACCATTACCCATCGAGGCATCCATGGCAGAAATAGTATCTTATTTAGAAATAATAGATGTGTCATCAATTTCTAACAACATATCTTCTACAATTACTCCATCGTTAGCATCATCATATGCACAACTGATAGATTTAGAAACATCACTGGCACATTCACTTTCAACAGATATTTTTATCAACAAAAGTACAATCCAGTCATCATCGACATTGAAAAATCTGACCTCGGGTAATTCAAGTAAACCATTACTTTCTTTGGTTAGAACCTTTGAGGAACTACATGTATGCCCATCGTCTACAGAAGAACTGATGTTTGATTCATCAAGATCTTTCTCTGAATCAAGTCTTCTTAGGTTTTCGCAATTATCTGCTACGTGGCTGTCACCAGAAATGCATTCATCGTCATACAATACCGATACATTAACTTCCAAGAAGCCGCATGAGTCTCCATCCTTATCACAATCACTGCAGGATGTATCGTCGCCATTGCCTCCTATATCAACCCGAGCTTTAAAGACACTAAACATACCATCATTACAATCTGATATTTTATCCTCATTATCTACAGAAACATTACATTTGCAGTCGCCTTTCAACCAAGCTTCAGATTTGGAGGAAATAAATGGGCCAGTTTCCTCACTACCATCTGCGACATCGACCGCCCACACAGAAACAGCATATCGAAAATCGTCATGGACTGACATATTAAGTTCAGAGGCGATGCAAAGACGATTGACTACAACTGTGTCGAAGTCACATACCGGAACAGTTTTACCATCTACTGCCGCCTACTTAACAAAATTTTCTACCTCCATTGATATTCACCCAACGCCGACCCTTAAAACATCGTCCATCGCGCCATCCAGTACGGAGGTATTCAAAATTTCAACAGACAGAATTAAGGTCGAGACACTGACATCTAACTTGTTCCCGAGGTTAGAGCCATCAAGCAAGTATTCTATATCTCCTGATATAATGACATCTACAGAGATATCTACACTAAACTTAGATAAAATGGCCATAAAGAAGATGTCCATAGATGCTGAAAGTGTTCAATTATCGTCAATATTAATGTCAGTTCACGCCGCAAGATCATTTACTGATCCATTAGCATCTAGTGTGAcgacagcaacaacaacaaatgtgTATTTTATCGAGATTGAAACATCAGAATTGTCTACACATGCTAAAACATTATCTTCATTATCTACATCATGCAGCTCACCTATATCTAGTTCTACAGATGAAATATATGCTTTCTTTTCGTCTAAAGAAAGCTTGTcgaaaagtaaaatgcatttgttTGGAACACTGTCAATTTTACGGTCTTCATTTATATCAACGACGGATACAACTCCACTCTCTTTGCCAAcaagatatatattttcttttgattcgTCCGCTGCAAAACAGTCATCAGGTACGGCATCAGCACCTTCCTTAACAACTATAGACGGACCTCTGTTTACAAACTTGTCACCAACGATGTCAGACACAGGGACTATGTTGCTAACACCAGCATCAGCTATACCAGTACCTACATTACTAATGTCTACTGCACTTTCAACACCGGTCTTTGATGATTCACCCTTTCTTTCATCATCAGATCATTTACAACGAACTTTATCTCCATTCCTTTTTCCTTCAAGAGAAATTAAAGACAAGTTTTCATATAATGTATCATTATTGCAAGATGCAATAACTCCAACCTCTTCCAAACCTGTCCTAGCACAGGTTTCTTCATTTACTACACTGAATGAGTTACCACCGCAAATGACATCATTTACAGAGGAAAAGAAATCGTTTGCATCTACCATGAAAGCTCAATCGTTATCTATGGTTATAACAGAAATTCCAAGTAAAATGTCAGCCAAATCAACAACTTCGTTATCATTGTCTTCatctaaacaaacaaaaccatCAGAAGCAGTGGAAACTGAGACTTTAGTCACCGTAACAATACCAGTTTCTGCTAATATCGGCATTGTACCAGCAGTGTCAATGACAACATTCTTATCACAAAAGAAGGGATCCACAATGTTTGGTTCAATACCTCCAGCTTCCTCCTATTCAGAGAAGGAGACAAGTTCAGCAACttctttacttaaaatatcattgTCGCCTTTAGCTCCTTTGTCTACGACTGACTCTTCATCTTCAGTTCTATCTAACTTGACATTGTCATCGGTTCAATCATCTACAGTAAATACTTCTGCAGAGATATCAACACGAATATTGTTTCCATCCATGGACGATATGTCATCTTCGTCTCCAGCTTCATTGATGAAAACAGCCACGCTAGAAAGACACGTGTCCTCTCTCACTGAGCGGTGGCAAATATCTTCTTCGGTTGAAGGGGGAATAATTACTAAACGCCGATTGTCCACAAAGGGCACAACTTTACCTTCAAGTAAAGTAGTAGCATTACCTCCACCTGCCTTTGAAACAACTCTGTTGCCCTCATTTCGAAGTCAGCAATATTTCAAGACGCATACAGTAGAAACAGTGTCtgcatatgtaacagaaaatcTCCAGTCTGAAAGTGTAACATCGTTTTCTTCAATGGTCAGTAAAAGCAGTATGAAAAGTCGTTTACCACCAGTGTCAACACATAAACATACGGCTTCAACACTGTCTGTTACGTTATCATCTATACCATCCTCCACTTTAACTTCCTCAGGTACGACATCCCCACCAAAGATTGGCCCAGAATCGCTTCTGACCATCGGCATCATTGTAAAACGTACAGTTGACATTAAAAGCAACGCAATTAATGTGAGAATTAAAGAAGGTTCGtactcatttttgtttttgttatttctgatTATAAATGCATCTATAACTTTCTTTGAAACTTAATCATAAGGCTATAGAATTGAAGttttcagatacatgtatatctttgtcACATGAATAATAGATTGtccgaaaaatattgttttgctgGGTTTTGATTTCAAGTCATACGGAGATTTCCAAGCTCTTAGTGGTAGCTGAagacctaggtagaaccacttaCCTTTCGCGAGCAACTTTGGTGTATTTTTCACACGAAAGAATTCAGCGCGACTTGAACCTACGGTTGTCATAAACCAGTGAATCTAAGTTAGCGGACCATAATGATCATCGGCAAATAACGTGTTCTCCAAATGTGATTTTGCCATTCTCTGGTTTTTACGGAAAGTCCTGTGCGTGTTTACGTGTGTCTAGTGTCATTGCGAGTCCATTACTTTAACACCTCGGCCCTATAGGATAATTATCAGAATAAACTTACAGCTGATCTGGATTATCGATATTTTAACAGTTAATCATTTCAGGTCTAAAACGATGTTATAACGAGGGTGTCGCAAAAGCTGCCGAGTCCAGTTACAGAAAGAAACGGGCTGACTCTAATGTAACAGCGGAGGCTAGTATATTTTCCCTTATATTTTTGTCAAACTGTATTGTCGACTTCCGTCATTTCCCCTTTTTAGGGTCTTCAGTAGTTTACTCAATATGTTATACTAAGAAAGGCTGTAGCAGGATATCCGCGCCTGTTTGCATTTTAATAGACAATGAGAAAACGACGTTATTATGTTCGCTGGAAGCAAATCTTTCTAATGGCTGAGAATGGAAAAAAATACCAGTTGGAACAAAAGGAACAAAGTTCAAATAAATACTTTCATAAGATAACTATTGTACTAAAGTAATCCGAAAACTTTAATTACTTAATTTTGTAACTACAAGACTTTTATAAGAACGAAACTGAATAAATTTCTATGTGCTGGTCATTGTCCAGATACTCAGTATATATATTTGACGCTGGTGATGTTGTATGCAAGGAAGTGCATTAGTGGAAAAGGGTGTAGAATGGATTTGTGCATCGTATAGGGCCTACTAAGAAATAGATATAACtgtatataaaataaagttattcacATATTTTATCAGGTCATGAGCATTAAAAGGAAAGATACTTCACCCACACATGTAGATGTTGATTTTTATGTACTTGTGGATGGAATTATTCAACCATCGACTAAAGTTCTAGCCATCTTTTCTAGACTAACTGTAGCAGAAACCAGTGCTTACCTATCGTATCCGGTAAGACTAAAGTACATTTTTAACTGCCAGTATGGCTGCGGTAAAAAAAAACGTCATCAGCCGCTATCACGATAAAACTAGTTTTATAAATACAGCCACCTCTTGTAGattctctttttattttatcgTGCATAGTGAAAAGTACTCAAGAGGTATTAAAGAATCTTTTACGTCCTGTTAGAAAACGAACGTCTTCACATAACATCTATAATACGACTGTCAATAGATATCGTTAAATTATCAGATGGTTTTAAAGTAAGTTCAAATTGTATACGTCATGTTGATAAAATTAATTAGATAATTTACAATACGcgtttttgtatcattttgatttCATATATGACAACGCCAGTAAAACTAGTTTTTACTCTCACATGCAAAATATGGAAGTTTGGGATTTAGCTGTTATTAAAACAAAGAGCTAATAGTCGCCATCAAATTAAATTACGAGATGATAAGAAAACTTTATGTTGCTTTATGTAATAGAATCGGTTAGAAAATCCGTAACTGCTTCACTAAATATATTTGCTCTTACTTTTTCTTTCAGATGATAACGCCAGTGAAACTTGTTTCTAATCCTACAGTAAAGCAGAAACCGGCGGATGGAGATGAGTCACAAATCTCTGTCTCAACGTTGTTTTTCATTGGGACTCCGCCTGTATGTGCTGTCGTAGCAACGGTCATCCTTATTATACTCTATTGCAGAAAGACAGATCGAACTCTTGAAAAGGTAGATAGTTTATTTTATGTATGCTGTCGTGGCAATACTGTATTTCAAACTGGCAGATTGAACTTTTAGAAAGGCAAGTTGAGTGAAGCTCCTAAGCGAATTTATTATTTATGAGTTGTTGTAGCAACGGTCGGTCGTATTACGTTGTGTTACAGAAAGGCAAATTGAACTCTTACATTGCTAAGTGAGGCTTCtaaatgaatttattatttatgtacTGCCGTGATAATATTGTTTGGCAGAAAGGCAGATCGAACTTTTAGAAAGGCAAGTTAGGCTATTAAACGCATTTATTATGTATTAGCTGTCATAGAAACGATCGGTCGTATTACGTTCTGTTCCAGAacatgattttattatttatgctcTGTCGTGGCAATATTGTATGGCAGAAAGGCAGATCGAACTTTTAGCAAGGCAAGATAGGTTCCTGAATGAATTTATTATGCATGTGCAGTCGTAGCAACGGTCGTCCTTATTACTATGCATTGGCAGATCAAACTCTTGGGTAATTGAGGCTATTATACGAATTTATTCTGTAAATACTGCTGTAGCAATAGTTTGTTTTAGCTATTTAAACAGGCATATCGAACATCTAGAAAGGTCAGTGAGACTCATTCATCTAGAAAGGTAAGTGAGACTCTCAATTGAATCTTCTTACTCACTCAGCTAGGTCCATGTCGAAAGCTTTGGTCTACCAATTTCTGGTCGTCGTTTTGCGGAAAATATATTACTGTGCTTATTTACTTTAAGACAAATTGTCATTTTAACACATATAATATTATACTGTATGTTTAGATATGATCGATCAATTTCTTTCACCTATGTTTATGAGTTCGTCTTTTATATAGGCCCGACTCTTACTTGTATGAGTAAGTTTATAACAAGTGCTGGCATAGATCTAAAGAACACTCGAAGTCATACTAAAcgattttttcttttcatacataggTTGGATCGAATTTAGAAGATGCTGATCTCAAAATTGACATAGAGAAAGGTGAAGTGGTGTCTGCGTCTGCCAACAGGAATATAAACTTACCTCAGTTCACTTTTGATCACGGGAAAGGAGACTTGAATTCTGTTTGGAAACATATGACACCAACTTTGCATAAAAGTCACGAATTTCATATCAGTGAAATTCCTTTTAAAAGGTCAGTGTCAGAAAATTGCTCTGCCACACGACGCCTTGAAAGGTTACGTAAACTTGGTTTTCATGTCTCTGAAATCAGAAAGTCTGAAAAGCAAACTAAAGAAACATTTACTGATGCACATGTGATTCCTCGATCAGATCATGAAGATAATTCGGATACATATAACGAATTTAGTGTAATGAATAACTTAGATAAACCAACAAACCAAAGTCATGTCTTCTGTCAAGCAGAACTGAAAAGCGAACCAAGAGCAAATAGTAATACTAAAGAAACGCGAAATAAATCCAGTGCTTATCATAACGATGTGTTACATGATGTAAATATGTTGGTAGCAAAAAATAGAGACAATAGGCCGAGTCCGTTGCGTTTTGATGCGAATATAAAACCAGCACATCAGTCTCTTTCAAATATTAGCAAAATAATAGATAGTTTAGCATATCATTCAAGTCATTCAGATAAAGAAAGTGGTCAAAATGTTGAATCAAATCGTTCGGTAAGGTTTAAAGACGGCTGTCCACatagaagaaaaaagaaactaAAACGACGTAAGAAAGAGAAACATTATTATTGTGCCAGCTCGAAATCAAGAGAGCTGAAAAATAATTTGAACGAATCAATACGAAATGAAACACAGCTTTTTAGACCAAGAGTACCAAGTATACCGGTGGAAGGGTACtgtaataaaattatgtatgaaCCTTTCTATTTTTCATTAACCCTTAGTAAAAATCCTGAACCTGTTAACAATTTCA
This Mercenaria mercenaria strain notata chromosome 17, MADL_Memer_1, whole genome shotgun sequence DNA region includes the following protein-coding sequences:
- the LOC123536071 gene encoding uncharacterized protein LOC123536071: MAAEKSELSFTRSNLLVQYMTSTSTELLTTAVSKLSLPVTGQDISKHHKTSSEELTTEIIDLWPAHTGLKVSEQRKYKTSSKPDKNELSLSFTNFQILNQSQRKTSSEILTEKSELFSSFSELKISGQNNSPSNTMTAKIRDHSPVFAGFDDSERHKIHSSTLITEINEHMPTFTGLKILEQHKASSRTVTSERNEILPSLTRLKISEQKQNGTSLETFTADVSELPSTEILELLSSYSDILSSVMTSKFVSQTTPPSADLSLNSISPSKTSVETFSGNIPQISSSIITSVNGSLISDIRQNSSFYELLASESSVLSNTLSSLTKMLEVPYTETLISSPSSLPSYPKNQVPITETINISQLFKGTLSVYHTSSDVLSTLKPNLNTTETYPYLILFSDEITSKTHKIPLPSETNLIESVSHNSSFTGTLKSANCNLIASSVKMKSTSTTSIQPTVTETLEKLPEKLFTNTLSLKTSLLTSLETLFIKEISSSPSLTEVSTFATYESTLSEAANIGTKSLQPSLNRLFSTEKFNKSPLQESHFSAGTKQLSSVKETKDNSLIPSYIRISSALTSFNEMSRTDIAVSQLSLHTENVLIDITPLSSSSKDVHISETLTLSTLLTGTLSTYMTMVTHLPLPIEASMAEIVSYLEIIDVSSISNNISSTITPSLASSYAQLIDLETSLAHSLSTDIFINKSTIQSSSTLKNLTSGNSSKPLLSLVRTFEELHVCPSSTEELMFDSSRSFSESSLLRFSQLSATWLSPEMHSSSYNTDTLTSKKPHESPSLSQSLQDVSSPLPPISTRALKTLNIPSLQSDILSSLSTETLHLQSPFNQASDLEEINGPVSSLPSATSTAHTETAYRKSSWTDILSSEAMQRRLTTTVSKSHTGTVLPSTAAYLTKFSTSIDIHPTPTLKTSSIAPSSTEVFKISTDRIKVETLTSNLFPRLEPSSKYSISPDIMTSTEISTLNLDKMAIKKMSIDAESVQLSSILMSVHAARSFTDPLASSVTTATTTNVYFIEIETSELSTHAKTLSSLSTSCSSPISSSTDEIYAFFSSKESLSKSKMHLFGTLSILRSSFISTTDTTPLSLPTRYIFSFDSSAAKQSSGTASAPSLTTIDGPLFTNLSPTMSDTGTMLLTPASAIPVPTLLMSTALSTPVFDDSPFLSSSDHLQRTLSPFLFPSREIKDKFSYNVSLLQDAITPTSSKPVLAQVSSFTTLNELPPQMTSFTEEKKSFASTMKAQSLSMVITEIPSKMSAKSTTSLSLSSSKQTKPSEAVETETLVTVTIPVSANIGIVPAVSMTTFLSQKKGSTMFGSIPPASSYSEKETSSATSLLKISLSPLAPLSTTDSSSSVLSNLTLSSVQSSTVNTSAEISTRILFPSMDDMSSSSPASLMKTATLERHVSSLTERWQISSSVEGGIITKRRLSTKGTTLPSSKVVALPPPAFETTLLPSFRSQQYFKTHTVETVSAYVTENLQSESVTSFSSMVSKSSMKSRLPPVSTHKHTASTLSVTLSSIPSSTLTSSGTTSPPKIGPESLLTIGIIVKRTVDIKSNAINVRIKEGLKRCYNEGVAKAAESSYRKKRADSNVTAEVMSIKRKDTSPTHVDVDFYVLVDGIIQPSTKVLAIFSRLTVAETSAYLSYPMITPVKLVSNPTVKQKPADGDESQISVSTLFFIGTPPVCAVVATVILIILYCRKTDRTLEKVGSNLEDADLKIDIEKGEVVSASANRNINLPQFTFDHGKGDLNSVWKHMTPTLHKSHEFHISEIPFKRSVSENCSATRRLERLRKLGFHVSEIRKSEKQTKETFTDAHVIPRSDHEDNSDTYNEFSVMNNLDKPTNQSHVFCQAELKSEPRANSNTKETRNKSSAYHNDVLHDVNMLVAKNRDNRPSPLRFDANIKPAHQSLSNISKIIDSLAYHSSHSDKESGQNVESNRSVRFKDGCPHRRKKKLKRRKKEKHYYCASSKSRELKNNLNESIRNETQLFRPRVPSIPVEGYCNKIMYEPFYFSLTLSKNPEPVNNFIEGDLEDEVFLTNNIPLPDLSEKHNHASESNTISAFQEKNPNFAAKETKQKHIKQKTKYKYSGNKKSINSRHKCDIIRTCDVNSVGSVGVQNYNLDHFQQQTSSDVRKSLLRNYLRHWSDDPFYLKTCCDNFTDGSEYAGHEFESLNFNREYTGTERDQPSGGLHLSEDTSQDSNMAEGVVGPFPGVYEHVTKMGRVGKGHQDSSSGKNNGPQFRKLPFQDQTIVIPAPKRSTPVPSISPRESDKVIMRDELVDDSFRDVPDLNISIAPERPKSKPAPYVEMKLGRNMRAAPKGTIASRIPASDVNPQLDATEPLLHNHSLSSNDIAEYYANTHSALRPQTQGSGIASRQYPARSITSPQHPSQDLIETLNRNNLTSLTQETRLVEDEQRKAAERQEQLEDERKQREEEETKVKFVQERQAQQDRETKDLLLNDSFALTSQPAIVTTAADITSPPLPVDLYGSYRMKENYFVEPKSSEQVSTQPFTPQNSTVFSQNGETTETTTSLRGTNSGFTVPKSVSVEKQETVDDVEDIEEDIHVEGNDSDDGKISDEDFNF